In one Shewanella loihica PV-4 genomic region, the following are encoded:
- a CDS encoding 7-cyano-7-deazaguanine/7-aminomethyl-7-deazaguanine transporter → MLMLSQAQIQRALLLLVSFHIAIITASNYLVQLPFQLFGFHTTWGAFSFPFVYLATDLTVRIFGQQSARKIILRAMIPALLISYLIGVLFHQGSFQGGDALAQFNNFVFRIAFASFAAYLVGQLMDITVFARLRQAKAWWVAPAASTVIGNLIDTLVFFSVAFYASSDPFMAEHWMEIASVDYGFKLIVSLGLFLPAYGVLLRVLQERILREGQTKSQSKLA, encoded by the coding sequence ATGTTAATGTTATCCCAAGCGCAGATTCAGCGTGCGCTACTGCTGCTCGTCAGCTTTCATATTGCCATTATCACCGCAAGTAACTACTTGGTTCAGCTACCCTTTCAGCTATTTGGTTTTCATACCACCTGGGGCGCCTTTAGCTTTCCCTTCGTCTATCTGGCCACAGATCTGACGGTGAGAATCTTCGGCCAGCAGTCGGCGCGTAAGATCATCCTCAGGGCCATGATACCTGCGCTGTTGATCTCCTATCTGATCGGCGTGCTCTTCCATCAGGGCAGTTTTCAAGGTGGCGACGCCTTAGCGCAGTTCAACAACTTCGTGTTTCGTATCGCCTTCGCCAGCTTCGCCGCCTATCTGGTGGGCCAGCTGATGGACATTACCGTGTTTGCCCGCCTAAGACAGGCCAAGGCCTGGTGGGTAGCGCCTGCCGCCTCGACGGTTATCGGCAATCTTATCGATACCCTGGTCTTCTTCAGCGTGGCCTTCTATGCCTCGAGCGATCCCTTCATGGCCGAGCACTGGATGGAGATCGCCAGCGTCGACTATGGCTTCAAGCTGATCGTTAGTCTGGGCCTCTTCCTGCCAGCCTACGGCGTCTTGCTCAGGGTATTGCAGGAGCGAATTTTGCGAGAAGGCCAGACAAAATCGCAAAGCAAACTGGCCTGA
- a CDS encoding sensor histidine kinase: MSFFSRLFGVNWQQLQAKVRYRILILTLLPILLTLVSLVFITIYWNISYTGKQLFMKVKADLTVASNTLISVQEKQENQLELVRASWEFQNEFRDLDTDSKAARTQLAELLKQKQAELDLDFLRLISVSEAAQDPDLRVMLPKIQDNQPFSGLMVLQPQRLARLAPNLEQEAVITLVDTPRSQKPSKDVEKRGMLSRSLLPILGSDGTVGWYLDGGILLNRDIRIVDHIRDLVYDKGTLPERSIGTVTIFLDNTRISTNVPLNFFPQDSEKRGRALGSLVSEEVRQKVLVQGLLWVDRAFVYNDWFISAYAPLKDIRGERIGMIYTGFSESPFIHNYLLNIIELGTILMLVLLVSGLLVYRGAYSLLQPIERIHHVVKAVQSGRNLRIGSLGLERDNELANLAEQFDRMLDLLQRRNSQIQAAAEQLEVKVEERTRSLQEKTEELQRNVALLNETRQQLVTNEKLTALGELTAGIAHEINNPTAVILGNMELLKSELGDKAEDVEEEIDIVIEQVGRISTIIRSLLQYSRPGEFNAPLEMHQLTPIVEEMAILVRHSIKKQEVVLIQDLNASYPIEVNRPQLLQVLINLVVNAAHAMDGQGRIWIRTYDWVQGGEPIGVKIEVEDEGKGIPEEQLGRIFDPFYTTRQDGTGLGLSLSYGIIKRIGGTIEVSSTVGKGTLFTIGLYHKAIDDQFNPPYEGLHFSSALDKKAREA, from the coding sequence GTGTCTTTTTTCTCGCGTCTCTTTGGTGTCAACTGGCAGCAGCTGCAGGCCAAGGTGCGTTATCGCATCTTGATCCTTACCCTGCTGCCCATCTTGCTGACCTTGGTGAGCCTGGTGTTCATCACCATCTACTGGAACATCAGCTACACGGGCAAACAGCTCTTCATGAAGGTGAAGGCCGACCTTACCGTTGCCAGCAACACACTGATCTCTGTGCAGGAGAAGCAGGAAAATCAGCTCGAGCTGGTGCGCGCCTCCTGGGAGTTTCAAAACGAATTTCGCGATCTCGATACCGACAGCAAGGCCGCCAGAACTCAGCTGGCCGAGCTGCTCAAGCAAAAGCAGGCCGAGCTCGACCTGGACTTCCTCAGGCTGATCAGCGTCTCCGAGGCGGCCCAGGACCCGGATCTTAGGGTGATGCTGCCCAAGATACAGGACAATCAGCCCTTCTCGGGTTTAATGGTGTTGCAGCCCCAGCGTCTGGCCCGTTTGGCACCCAACCTGGAGCAGGAGGCGGTGATCACCCTGGTGGACACCCCAAGATCCCAGAAGCCGAGCAAGGATGTGGAGAAGCGCGGCATGCTCAGTCGCAGCCTGCTGCCGATCCTCGGCAGCGATGGCACAGTGGGCTGGTATCTGGACGGCGGCATCTTGCTTAATCGCGACATTCGCATCGTGGACCATATTCGTGACCTGGTTTATGACAAGGGCACGCTGCCAGAGCGCTCCATCGGCACGGTAACCATCTTCCTCGATAACACACGCATCAGCACTAACGTGCCGCTGAACTTCTTCCCCCAGGACAGCGAGAAGCGCGGCCGAGCGCTGGGTAGTCTGGTGTCGGAAGAGGTGCGTCAGAAGGTGTTAGTGCAGGGGCTGCTGTGGGTCGACCGCGCCTTCGTCTACAACGACTGGTTTATCTCCGCCTATGCGCCGCTCAAGGATATTCGCGGTGAGCGTATTGGCATGATCTACACGGGATTTTCCGAATCTCCCTTTATTCATAACTATCTGCTGAACATCATAGAGCTGGGCACTATCCTCATGTTGGTGCTGCTGGTCTCTGGCCTGCTGGTCTACCGTGGCGCCTACAGCCTGCTACAGCCGATCGAGCGTATTCACCATGTGGTGAAGGCGGTGCAGTCGGGGCGTAACCTGAGAATCGGTTCTCTGGGGCTGGAGCGCGACAACGAGCTGGCGAATCTGGCCGAGCAGTTCGACCGCATGCTGGACCTGTTGCAGCGACGCAACTCGCAGATCCAGGCGGCGGCAGAGCAGCTTGAGGTCAAGGTCGAGGAGCGTACCCGCAGTCTGCAGGAGAAGACAGAGGAGCTGCAGCGTAACGTTGCCCTGCTGAACGAGACTCGCCAGCAGCTGGTGACCAACGAGAAGTTGACCGCCCTGGGTGAGTTGACGGCAGGTATCGCCCATGAGATCAACAATCCGACGGCGGTTATCCTGGGTAACATGGAGCTGCTGAAGTCTGAGCTGGGCGACAAGGCCGAGGATGTTGAGGAAGAGATTGATATCGTCATCGAGCAGGTGGGGCGTATCAGCACCATCATTCGCAGCCTGTTGCAATACAGTCGTCCCGGCGAATTTAACGCGCCGCTGGAGATGCATCAGCTCACGCCTATCGTCGAGGAGATGGCCATTCTGGTGCGTCACTCCATCAAGAAGCAGGAGGTGGTGCTGATCCAGGATCTCAACGCCAGTTATCCTATCGAGGTCAATCGTCCTCAGCTATTGCAGGTGCTGATCAACCTGGTGGTCAACGCCGCCCATGCCATGGATGGACAGGGACGCATCTGGATCCGCACCTACGACTGGGTCCAGGGCGGTGAGCCCATAGGGGTCAAGATAGAGGTGGAAGATGAGGGTAAGGGGATCCCCGAGGAGCAACTGGGGCGCATCTTCGATCCTTTCTATACCACGCGTCAGGACGGTACCGGATTGGGGCTGTCGCTAAGCTACGGCATCATCAAGCGGATCGGCGGCACCATAGAGGTCAGCTCCACGGTCGGCAAGGGCACCCTGTTTACCATAGGCCTGTACCATAAGGCGATCGACGATCAGTTCAATCCGCCCTACGAGGGGCTGCATTTCTCAAGTGCGCTAGATAAGAAGGCGCGAGAGGCCTAG
- a CDS encoding GNAT family N-acetyltransferase: protein MYTTSIEHHTQLSDELIDTLIGLSQEVPEFDGRHRAEDYQARLGGKTFLVQLIRIEGELAGYKIGYGETNGEFYSWLGAILPEFRQLGLAKALMQDQESWAKTQGFNTLAVKTYNRFANMLQLLIQQGYKIAGLENTAANIDDNKLVLNKLLS from the coding sequence ATGTACACCACAAGTATCGAGCATCACACCCAACTGAGCGATGAGCTCATCGACACCCTGATTGGCCTGAGCCAGGAGGTGCCCGAATTCGACGGCCGTCATCGTGCTGAAGACTATCAAGCGCGCCTGGGCGGCAAGACGTTTCTGGTGCAGCTGATCCGCATTGAGGGCGAGTTGGCGGGCTACAAGATAGGCTATGGCGAGACCAATGGTGAGTTCTATAGCTGGCTGGGCGCTATTCTGCCTGAGTTTCGTCAGCTGGGGCTGGCCAAGGCATTGATGCAAGATCAGGAAAGCTGGGCCAAGACACAGGGCTTCAACACCCTGGCGGTGAAGACCTATAACCGCTTCGCCAACATGTTGCAGCTGCTGATCCAGCAGGGCTACAAGATCGCCGGATTGGAAAATACCGCGGCCAATATCGATGATAACAAGTTGGTTTTAAACAAGTTACTGAGCTAG